Proteins from a single region of Ziziphus jujuba cultivar Dongzao chromosome 1, ASM3175591v1:
- the LOC107417625 gene encoding uncharacterized protein LOC107417625 — MQSKEAPASMEVEENHSGPNSTSGSLPPKPKFEPLKPHEMSDGQIQFRKVSVPPHRYSPLKKAWMDIYTPIYEQMKIDIRINLKARKVELKTRTDTPDVSNLQKSADFVHAFMMGFDVIDAIALLRMDELYVDSFEIKDVKTLRGEHLSRAIGRLSGKGGKTKFAIENATKTRIVIADTKIHILGSFANIKVARDSLCSLILGSPAGKVYSKLRAVTARLAERF, encoded by the coding sequence ATGCAGTCTAAGGAGGCTCCTGCTTCCATGGAAGTAGAAGAAAATCATTCTGGACCAAATTCTACATCTGGTTCTTTGCCACCAAAGCCGAAGTTTGAGCCTTTGAAGCCTCATGAGATGTCTGATGGTCAAATTCAATTCCGGAAAGTCTCGGTTCCTCCTCATCGTTATTCGCCTCTTAAGAAAGCATGGATGGATATCTACACGCCAATATATGAGCAGATGAAGATTGACATTCGAATCAATCTCAAGGCTCGCAAGGTTGAATTAAAGACCAGAACAGACACACCTGATGTTAGTAATCTACAGAAGTCTGCCGATTTTGTTCATGCTTTCATGATGGGTTTCGATGTGATAGACGCCATTGCACTTCTGCGGATGGATGAGCTCTATGTGGATTCTTTTGAGATCAAGGATGTTAAGACTCTTCGTGGAGAGCACTTGTCTCGTGCCATAGGAAGATTGTCTGGTAAAGGTGGTAAAACAAAGTTTGCGATTGAGAATGCTACAAAGACTAGGATTGTAATTGCAGACACCAAGATTCACATACTGGGGTCTTTTGCAAATATTAAGGTTGCTAGGGACTCTCTTTGTAGCCTTATTTTAGGTTCACCTGCTGGAAAGGTGTATTCAAAATTAAGAGCAGTGACTGCTAGATTGGCAGAAAGGTTTTGA